From a region of the Agromyces ramosus genome:
- a CDS encoding FadR/GntR family transcriptional regulator: MPQATGRADAARAVVFSPLEGAGRAELVEQRITDAIVAGVLRDGERLPSESDLARSLGVAVVTAREALLSLRDKGLVLTRRGRDGGSFVTHDREASMRMVDERLRAQSRIELRDLSLHYAAIAGMAAEVAADRASDDDLTSLAEIDARADLATPGGARRAVGRFQLEIAAVSQSPRLVHEELRLQAESGPLLWLCLREQAYRDRSRQARLEVIEAIRVVAPERARQITTDHIASATEWLIDEKVRLESGAPADERKE; this comes from the coding sequence ATGCCGCAGGCCACCGGCCGCGCCGACGCGGCTCGCGCGGTCGTCTTCTCGCCGCTCGAGGGCGCGGGCCGCGCCGAGCTCGTCGAGCAGCGCATCACCGACGCGATCGTCGCCGGCGTGCTCCGCGACGGCGAGCGGCTGCCGAGCGAATCCGACCTCGCCCGCAGCCTCGGCGTCGCCGTCGTCACGGCCCGAGAGGCCCTGCTCTCACTCCGCGACAAGGGGCTCGTGCTCACCCGGCGCGGCCGTGACGGCGGAAGCTTCGTCACCCACGACCGCGAGGCGTCGATGCGCATGGTCGACGAGCGGTTGCGCGCCCAGAGTCGCATCGAGCTGCGCGACCTCTCACTGCACTACGCCGCGATCGCCGGCATGGCCGCCGAGGTCGCGGCTGATCGCGCGAGCGACGACGACCTCACGAGCCTCGCCGAGATCGACGCGCGCGCCGACCTCGCCACCCCGGGCGGCGCGCGCCGCGCCGTCGGTCGCTTCCAGCTCGAGATCGCCGCGGTCAGCCAGTCGCCGAGGCTCGTGCACGAGGAGCTGCGGCTGCAGGCGGAATCCGGGCCGCTGCTCTGGCTGTGCCTGCGCGAGCAGGCGTATCGTGACCGCAGCAGGCAGGCCCGGCTCGAGGTGATCGAGGCCATCCGCGTCGTCGCTCCCGAACGGGCCCGACAGATCACCACCGACCACATCGCTTCGGCCACCGAGTGGCTGATCGACGAGAAGGTGCGGCTCGAGTCGGGCGCACCTGCCGACGAACGGAAGGAGTGA
- a CDS encoding PDC sensor domain-containing protein, with protein MTITVAITAEAMARRIASTIDPLFMLVDGWRDVLEAQLAAASGANAADLDPVVAALVRPALDDPRGLITGAGFVAAPGFLNDAPWHLAWWLSGTNTFRAAPDAGVRRLDAVSDPDSEQFRDYTTLEWWRVPARTGTRHLTGPYVDYLCTDDYTVTITTPVTVGGELVGLVGTDAYVARLEQELLPVLRESGHPCTLVNASGRIVASSDPRRATGALLRLEGLAEVLAPLHEGTGSTEVAALAGGQTVVPCGDTSLALVVEA; from the coding sequence ATGACCATCACCGTCGCCATCACCGCCGAGGCGATGGCGCGCCGCATCGCCTCGACGATCGACCCGCTCTTCATGCTGGTCGACGGCTGGCGCGACGTGCTCGAAGCACAGCTCGCCGCGGCCTCCGGTGCCAACGCCGCGGACCTCGATCCCGTCGTCGCGGCGCTCGTGCGCCCGGCGCTCGACGACCCGCGCGGGCTCATCACCGGCGCCGGCTTCGTGGCCGCGCCCGGATTCCTCAACGATGCACCGTGGCACCTCGCCTGGTGGCTCAGCGGCACCAACACGTTCCGCGCCGCTCCCGATGCCGGGGTGCGCCGCCTCGACGCGGTGAGCGATCCCGACTCCGAGCAGTTCCGCGACTACACGACGCTCGAGTGGTGGCGGGTGCCCGCGCGCACCGGCACCCGGCACCTCACCGGCCCCTACGTCGACTACCTCTGCACCGACGATTACACCGTCACGATCACGACGCCCGTCACCGTGGGCGGCGAGCTCGTCGGCCTCGTCGGCACCGACGCGTACGTGGCCCGCCTCGAGCAGGAGCTCCTGCCGGTGCTGCGCGAGTCGGGGCATCCGTGCACCCTCGTGAACGCCTCGGGCCGCATCGTCGCTTCGTCCGACCCCCGCCGAGCCACCGGGGCGCTGCTCCGCCTCGAAGGACTCGCCGAGGTGCTCGCCCCCCTGCACGAGGGAACCGGGTCGACGGAGGTCGCGGCGCTCGCCGGCGGGCAGACCGTCGTGCCGTGCGGCGACACCTCGCTCGCGCTCGTCGTCGAGGCCTGA
- a CDS encoding alpha/beta hydrolase, whose protein sequence is MSISIDPEAALWNADPGSRAGRPLLVLMHGRRGDPADRFAMASALPSEFVIVSLRAPIAEEGTWSWFDPARNPSGDPLAEDADQAADAVLRWLDALTFTPSLIGTLGFSQGGAMATHVLRRSERIGFAVNLAGYVVRGEQRSDAVLAERGPPVFWGRGADDPLFDAEITERTAGWLERHTALESHVYEGLDHSTSPHEIEDVAEFLRHRLR, encoded by the coding sequence ATGAGCATCTCGATCGATCCCGAGGCCGCGCTGTGGAACGCCGACCCGGGCAGCCGCGCGGGCCGGCCGCTCCTGGTGCTCATGCACGGGCGGCGCGGCGATCCGGCCGATCGGTTCGCGATGGCATCCGCCCTGCCTTCGGAGTTCGTGATCGTGTCGCTGCGCGCTCCCATCGCCGAGGAGGGCACCTGGTCGTGGTTCGACCCGGCGAGGAACCCCTCGGGCGATCCGCTCGCCGAAGATGCCGACCAGGCGGCCGACGCGGTGCTCCGATGGCTCGACGCCCTCACGTTCACGCCGTCGCTCATCGGGACCCTCGGCTTCTCGCAGGGCGGGGCGATGGCCACTCACGTGCTCCGGCGCTCCGAACGCATCGGGTTCGCCGTCAACCTCGCGGGCTACGTCGTGCGCGGCGAGCAACGTTCCGACGCCGTGCTCGCCGAGCGCGGACCGCCGGTGTTCTGGGGGCGAGGAGCCGATGACCCGCTGTTCGACGCCGAGATCACCGAGCGCACCGCCGGCTGGCTCGAACGGCACACCGCGCTCGAGTCGCACGTGTACGAGGGCCTCGACCATTCGACCTCGCCGCACGAGATCGAGGATGTGGCCGAGTTCCTGCGGCACCGACTTCGCTGA
- a CDS encoding TetR/AcrR family transcriptional regulator, which translates to MEQIDGRRQRGDASRRVVLASAADLASVEGLDGLSIGRLAAAANVSKSGVATLFGTKERLQLAAVEAARLRFVATVLEPARVEPRGIRRIVALLDAWIAYSRDRVFPGGCFFAAAAADFDSKPGAVRDAIAQAYESWNDYVRVSLGYAVDQGELAADADAAQLAFEFMALLDASNTRSVMTGSNEPYRLARRALVSRLLDAGADAEVLRPLAEHVD; encoded by the coding sequence ATGGAGCAGATCGACGGACGACGCCAGCGAGGGGATGCCTCGCGGCGCGTGGTGCTCGCGAGCGCCGCCGACCTCGCGTCGGTCGAAGGGCTCGACGGGCTGTCGATCGGCCGCCTCGCCGCAGCCGCCAACGTCAGCAAGAGCGGCGTCGCGACGCTCTTCGGCACGAAGGAGCGCCTGCAGCTCGCGGCCGTCGAGGCGGCGCGCCTGCGATTCGTCGCGACGGTGCTCGAGCCCGCGCGCGTCGAGCCACGGGGCATCCGCCGCATCGTGGCCCTGCTCGACGCCTGGATCGCGTACTCCCGCGACCGCGTGTTCCCGGGCGGATGCTTCTTCGCCGCGGCCGCCGCCGATTTCGACTCGAAGCCGGGGGCGGTGCGTGACGCGATCGCCCAGGCGTACGAGAGCTGGAATGACTACGTGCGGGTCTCGCTCGGCTACGCCGTCGACCAGGGCGAGCTCGCCGCCGACGCCGATGCCGCACAGCTCGCGTTCGAGTTCATGGCCTTGCTCGACGCCTCGAACACGCGGTCGGTCATGACCGGCTCGAACGAGCCCTACCGGCTCGCGCGACGCGCTCTCGTGTCGCGACTGCTCGACGCCGGGGCCGACGCCGAGGTGCTGCGCCCGCTCGCCGAGCACGTCGACTGA